A single genomic interval of Lactococcus sp. S-13 harbors:
- a CDS encoding shikimate dehydrogenase — protein MKIDGYTRLAAVVAQPIKHSLSPFIHNQAFELTDENGVYLAWEIEPQALPAIVENVRLLEMYGLNISMPYKTAILPLMDELSPEAALIGAANTVVNRDGKLIGYNTDGIGFFKSLAKYQFDMKNRRLMIIGGGGAAIAIIAQAALLGAAQIVVAARKSASFEPLKARLTDLSAKTGVEILLTDLSATDEMQKNIQNADLLVNASSVGMDGVSTPVASEIKLPAKILVVDAIYKIRETPFLKWAKAQGVPTENGLAMLLGQAAESFQLWTGKTMPVEAIAQTLEQK, from the coding sequence ATGAAAATTGATGGATATACAAGGCTTGCAGCCGTTGTTGCTCAGCCAATAAAGCACAGTTTGTCGCCCTTTATTCATAATCAAGCCTTTGAGCTGACGGATGAAAATGGTGTCTATCTGGCTTGGGAGATTGAGCCACAAGCTTTGCCGGCAATTGTTGAAAATGTGCGACTTTTGGAGATGTACGGCCTCAACATTTCGATGCCCTACAAGACGGCGATATTGCCGTTGATGGATGAACTAAGCCCAGAAGCCGCCCTCATTGGTGCTGCGAATACCGTGGTGAATCGTGATGGAAAATTGATTGGTTACAATACTGACGGAATTGGTTTTTTCAAGAGTTTAGCCAAATATCAATTTGACATGAAAAATCGCCGGCTGATGATTATTGGCGGCGGCGGGGCAGCCATCGCCATTATTGCGCAAGCCGCTTTGCTTGGTGCGGCACAAATTGTCGTGGCAGCCAGAAAATCAGCCTCTTTTGAGCCTTTGAAAGCTCGTCTGACGGATTTGTCAGCAAAAACGGGTGTAGAGATTTTACTGACGGATTTATCAGCGACTGACGAAATGCAAAAAAACATTCAAAATGCTGATTTGTTGGTCAATGCCAGCTCTGTCGGCATGGACGGCGTGTCCACACCAGTCGCAAGCGAAATAAAATTGCCCGCCAAAATCCTCGTCGTTGATGCCATCTATAAAATTCGTGAAACTCCCTTTCTAAAGTGGGCAAAAGCCCAAGGCGTGCCAACAGAAAATGGACTTGCCATGTTGCTTGGTCAAGCCGCCGAGAGTTTCCAACTCTGGACAGGTAAAACAATGCCCGTCGAAGCCATCGCTCAAACCCTAGAACAAAAATAA
- a CDS encoding VTT domain-containing protein produces MFVELSIFGFFNDWMANFAQMPNGHIWIYLVLGAIIFIETGLVIFPFLPGDSILFFVGSLAAMSEGKLSIGLLIAIMGTIAFLANLLNYEIGRRFGDIIPQHKYLSRFLKPEYMQEAHQFFEKWGSWAIFLGRFMPIIRTIVPFTAGAGKMPHKKFVFFNLLGGFAWVLVALGAGYFFGGIPFVKQHFEIIMIAIVIVSLLPAVIGLLKRILSGRKAA; encoded by the coding sequence ATGTTTGTAGAACTCTCGATTTTTGGCTTTTTTAATGACTGGATGGCAAATTTTGCTCAGATGCCTAATGGTCATATTTGGATTTATTTGGTTTTAGGAGCAATTATTTTTATTGAAACTGGGTTGGTTATTTTTCCTTTTTTACCAGGAGATTCGATTTTGTTCTTTGTTGGTTCACTGGCGGCGATGTCAGAGGGCAAATTATCCATTGGGCTATTGATTGCGATAATGGGGACGATTGCTTTTCTAGCGAATTTGCTCAATTATGAAATTGGTCGCCGATTTGGTGATATTATCCCTCAGCACAAGTATTTGTCTCGTTTTTTGAAACCTGAATATATGCAAGAAGCGCATCAATTTTTCGAAAAATGGGGTTCTTGGGCCATTTTCTTGGGTCGCTTTATGCCAATTATTCGGACAATTGTCCCTTTTACAGCGGGTGCGGGCAAAATGCCTCACAAGAAATTCGTCTTTTTCAACTTGCTCGGAGGTTTTGCGTGGGTGCTTGTGGCGCTTGGTGCCGGCTATTTCTTTGGAGGAATTCCATTTGTCAAACAGCACTTTGAAATCATCATGATTGCCATTGTCATTGTATCTCTTTTGCCGGCAGTAATTGGTCTACTAAAACGTATACTTTCAGGGCGCAAAGCTGCTTGA